A window of Leptospira yasudae genomic DNA:
ATGTCTAAATCACTATTCTGAGTATTCTCATCTCTAGCAACCGATCCAAATAAACCAATTGAATCTATCCCAAAAGACTGAATAGTCCCAATGTTCTTCCGAATATTCTCTAAAACTTGCTCGCGATTCATAGTATTAATAAATTTGCTAATTCGACTTTCATTTGTCGAGTGAATTTTGTCAGAGAATGAAAGCTTTGCGGGACTGTCGCCTAACGAAAGAGTCTCCTCGACGTT
This region includes:
- a CDS encoding nucleotidyltransferase family protein gives rise to the protein NVEETLSLGDSPAKLSFSDKIHSTNESRISKFINTMNREQVLENIRKNIGTIQSFGIDSIGLFGSVARDENTQNSDLDILVNYRDGQLNLDSYMDLKFYLENLFQCKVDLVTKSSIKPYLKKRILEEVIYAA